From the Gigantopelta aegis isolate Gae_Host unplaced genomic scaffold, Gae_host_genome ctg9452_pilon_pilon, whole genome shotgun sequence genome, one window contains:
- the LOC121367138 gene encoding uncharacterized protein LOC121367138, translated as MGLTGIVFVIFVIWSSLKFFTGALIKLSSNTSVIEYGRSYILECNVTEILRSRVVSFQHKTLEICKQHISKIDGKTSCETYDNTSSAYQCICAGYYRDVSVYRMKIKSFKEVDATKWWCSANPPGSNGLYLSNFVYLFYVTLSGNVTEFDANGVDSITFTCETSNMTGSVTFTWINKTTNGSTYIENNLTASKHGSTYRQKLKLIPHWYQDGNKIACKVVDVSTNITAMSNSEVLDLI; from the exons ATGGGATTGACTGGAATTGTCTTTGTAATCTTTGTGATATGGAGTTCGCTGAAATTTTTTACAG GAGCACTGATTAAACTATCAAGCAACACCTCTGTCATAGAGTATGGACGTAGTTACATCCTCGAATGTAATGTCACTGAAATTCTTCGGAGCCGAGTAGTTTCTTTCCAGCACAAAACTTTGGAGATTTGTAAACAACATATTTCCAAGATTGATGGGAAGACATCTTGTGAGACATACGACAACACGTCATCAGCGTATCAATGTATCTGTGCTGGGTATTACAGAGATGTGTCAGTTTATAGAATGAAGATAAAGTCGTTTAAGGAAGTCGACGCAACTAAGTGGTGGTGTAGCGCTAACCCGCCCGGTAGTAATGGACTATATCTAAGTAATTTTGTCTACCTCTTTT ATGTTACTCTTTCTGGAAACGTGACAGAATTCGATGCTAATGGTGTGGACTCAATTACTTTTACTTGCGAAACAAGCAACATGACAGGAAGTGTTACTTTTACgtggataaacaaaacaactaatgGATCTACATATATTGAAAACAACCTGACTGCATCTAAACATGGCAGCACATACCGACAAAAGCTTAAACTTATTCCACACTGGTATCAAGATGGAAACAAAATTGCCTGTAAAGTCGTTGATGTAAGCACCAACATAACAGCAATGTCAAATTCTGAAGTTTTGGATTTGATAT